The Stenotrophomonas sp. ASS1 genome segment GGGCCAGCGCCCGCGCCGCTGACTTCACACTCGCTTCAAATTCGCCACAAACCCTGCTCACTGCGGCGGTCCATCCTGCAGCCCTCTCCAACGAGGATGGACCATGAAATCCCTGAAGATGCTGCTGCGGTTCGCCATTGTCGGCGGGCTGATCCTGCTGCTGCTGGTGCCGCTGACGATGATCCGCGGGGTCATCAACGAACGTAGCGCGTACCGCGACGAGGCCTTCTCACGGGTGGCCGACAGCCGCGCCGGTGCACAGCAGCTGGTGGGCCCGGTGCGGGTGGTGCCGTGGGTGGAACGCAAGCAGGTTGAACTGGTCGACCCGCTGGGCGTCAAGAAGACCGAGGTGCAGGTCACCGAGGGGCACTGGCTGCAGATGCCGGCGTCGCTGGAGGTGGGCGGCGAGATGCTGCCGAGCCAGCGTGAGGTCGGCCTGTTCAAGGTGCCGGTATACAGCTGGAACGGCCAGATGAAGGCGACGTTCGCTGCAGACGACTATCCGGTGAAGGCCGGCCGCAGCTACGGCCAGCCGTATGTGGCGGTGGGCATTTCCGATGTGCGTGGCCTGGTCGGTACGCCGAACCTGCGCGTGGATGGCAAGCAGCTGCGCCTGCTGCCGGGGGTTGGTGCGGCCAGCGAGGTGGGGCGAGGCCTGCATGCGCCGGTGGCCGGTTTCGCCGCGGAACAGGGCGGTACGCTGGCTGCCAGCACTGTCGAACTCGAGCTGCGCCTGGATGGCAGCCGCATGCTGTCGGTGGTGCCGGTGGGCGATGACACCAAGATCGCACTGCGTTCGAGCTGGCCGCATCCGTCGTTCAGCGGCGCCTTCCTGCCCAACGAACGTCGCGTCGACGCACAGGGCTTCGATGCGCGCTGGGCGGTGTCTTCGCTGGCCTCCGATGCACAACGACAGCTGCGCAATGATGGTGCGGTCGAGTCGCAGGCGGTGACGGTGTCGCTGGTTGATCCGGTCGATGCCTACACCCAGGCCGACCGTGCCTCGAAATACGGCGTGCTGTTCGTGCTGCTCACCTTCGTCGGCTTCATCCTGTTCGAGCTGATCAGGTCACTGCGCATCCACCCGCTGCAGTACCTCATGGTGGGCCTGGCGCTGGCGATCTTCTTCCTGCTGCTGATCAGCCTGTCCGAGCACATCGCGTTCTGGAAGGCCTACCTGGTTTCGGCGGTGGCCTGTATTGGCCTGCAGGCGGTGTACCTGGCCAACGTGCTGGGCCACTGGAAGCGCGGCCTCGGCTTCGCTGCGCTGCTGACCGTGTTGTATGGCGCGCTGTATGGCCTGCTGGTGTCGGAGAACAACGCGCTGCTGATGGGTTCGCTGCTGCTGTTCGTGATCCTGGCGCTGGCGATGTGGGTGACCCGCCGGGTGGACTGGTACGCGCTTGGCGCGGAACTGAAGTAAGGAGCACGTCATGAGCTGGCGCCAGGGATTGCGGCAACGGGCACGGCAGGGCATTCCGGCCCTGCTGGAAGTGGATGCGCTGCTGCAGGCACATGGCGTGCTGGCGGCCCTGCCGGGGGCACGGATCGCCCCCGGTCTGGTCCGCTTCCAGCTGGCAGCGGTGACCTGCGAGGGATTGCAGGGCCAGGGACTGGCCTGGCTGCACGGCGCGCGGCAGGGACGCGGCGCGCTGGCTGGCCGGGTGCCGCACTACCGGCCATGGAAGGCCGGGGCGGAGGCGCTGGCCGAGATCGGCATCGGCGGCCTGCCCGAGGACTGGCCCGCGCATGCGGCGGTGTACGGCTGCAGCAGCATCGACCGGCGGCACTGGTTGCTGCTGCTGCCGGAACGGGCGCAGTTGTGGCTGGGATGGAGTGGATGAGGTGGCGTGGCAGGTGCGAACCAACCACTCTCCTGTGGCTGCGAACCAACCACCTCTCCTGTGGGTGCGAACCTTGGTTCGCACGCTTCCGCGCTGTCCATGACCGATGGGACGGTATCGGCGCGCCCCTGCTGGCTAGACTCGATGGGTTGATGATCGAGCCGAAGGGCAGGGGTGCGATGTGATGAAGTGGGGCATGCTGGCGGTCGCGCTGGCGATGGGTGGCAATGCAGGCGCGCAGCAGCGCGAGCCGGTGGACCTGGACATGGTCAGCCGCATCCGCCAGGAGGCCTTCCACCGTTCGCAGGTGATGGACACCTTCAGCTACCTCACCGAACGCATCGGCCCGCGACTGACCAATTCGCCGGCGATGGGCCGCGCCAATGCGTGGACCCGCGGCAAGTTCAACGAATGGAAGCTGGACAACGTCCACGACGAAGCCTTCGACGACTTCGGGCGCGGCTGGGAGTTCACCTCGGCCAGCGTGGAGATGCTGGGGGACCGTGTACAGCCGCTGCATGCACTGCCGAAGGCGTGGACGCCGGGCACCAAGGGACCGGTTGAAGGCGAACTGGTGCAGGTCGAGATCAAGAAGCCCGAGGACATCGAGAAGTACCGCGGCAAGCTGCGCGGCAAGATCCTGCTGCTGGGCGAGGCGCGCGAGTACAAGCGCGGCACCGAGGCGGATTCGCACCGCCACGACGCCACCTCGCTGGAGGGCCTGCAGGAGTTCACCCTGCCCAAGGACAAGGACGCCACCGCCGAGCGTGCGAAGCGGGTCAAGGAATACCAGGAACGCCAGCAGCTGGCGACCAAGGTCAATGCGTTCTTCGTGGAAGAAGGCGCGCTGGCCTCGATCAGCATCAGCAGCTGGGACAACGGCATCATCCGCGTTGCCGGCGGCGGCTCGCGCAAGGCCGGTGAGTCGGTGGGCATTCCCGAGCTGGCGATGATCAGCGAGCACTTCAATCCGCTGGTGCGCGCGCTGGAGGCCAAGCAGACCGTGCGCCTGCGCGTGGATGTGGCCGCGCGCTTCACCGACGAGGCCGACCAGCCGGGTTACAACACGCTGGCCGAGATCCGTGGCAGCAGCAGGCCCGATGAAGTGGTGATGATCGGCGCGCACCTGGATTCCTGGCACAGTGGTACCGGTGCGGCCGACAACGCGGCCGGCGTGGCGGTGATGATGGAAGCGATGCGCATCCTCAAGGCCACCGGCGCCAAGCCCAAGCGCACCATCCGCGTGGCGCTGTGGAGCGGCGAGGAGCAGGGCCTGATCGGCTCGCAGGCCTATGTGGCCAAGCACTTCGGCCGTTTCCCGGAACCCACCGACCCGGCGCAGAAGGCGCTGCCGGCCTCGCTGCGCGAGCCGACCGGCGCGCTGCAGAAGACCCGCGACTACGGCAAGTTCCAGGTCTACTTCAACATGGACAACGGCTCGGGCCGCTTCCGTGGCATCTATGCACAGGAAAACCTGGCGGCGATGCCGATCTTCGAAGCCTGGCTGGCCCCGTTCCATGACGTCGGCGCCACCACCGTGGCCACCCGCAACACCGGCAGCACCGACCACATCAGCTTCGACCGCATCGGCCTGCCGGGCTTCCAGTTCATCCAGGACCGGCTGGACTACTTCACCAACGTCCACCACAGCCACCTGGACACCTGGGACCACGCCGAACCGGAAGACCTGAAGCAGGCCGCAGCCATCGTCGCCTCGTTCGCCTACAACGCCGCGATGCGCGAGCAGTCCTTCCCCCGCAAGGTAGAACCGTAAAAGGGGACGGAGGGGATTAAGTCGTTTCTCCCATCCGTTTCACGGTTGCAGGCCCAGCGGCTGGGCAATCGCGACTTAATCCCCTCCGTCCCCTTTTTCCGTCGGGGGCGGCGGGCTGGTAAAATCGGGGGATTCCCGTTCCTCGAGCCGTCCATGACCTGCCGCACCCGCTTCGCCCCCAGCCCCACCGGTTACCTGCACATCGGCGGTGCCCGCACCGCGCTGTACTGCTGGCTGGAGGCCCGCCACCGTGGCGGCGAGTTCGTGCTGCGCATCGAGGACACCGACCGTGAACGCAGCACCCAGGGCGCGATCGACGCGATCCTGGAGGCGATGGAGTGGCTGGGCCTGGACTATGACGAAGGCCCGATCTACCAGACCGACCGCGTCGCCCGTTACATGGAAGTGGCCGAGCAGCTGGTGGCCGACGGCAAGGCGTACTACGCCTATGAGACCCGCGAAGAGCTGGACGCGATGCGCGAGGCCGCCATGGCCAGGCAGGAAAAGCCGCGCTACAACGGCGCTGCACGCGAACTGGGCCTGCCGCGCAAGGACGACCCGAACCGCGTCATCCGCTTCAAGAACCCGCTGGAAGGCACGGTGGTGTTCGACGACCTGATCAAGGGCCGCATCGAGATCGCCAACAGCGAGCTGGATGACATGGTCATCTTCCGCCCGGACGGCTACCCCACCTACAACTTCGCGGTGGTGGTGGACGACTGGGACATGGGCATCACCGAGGTCATCCGCGGCGACGACCACATCAACAACACCCCGCGCCAGATCAACCTGTACGAAGGCATCGGCGCGCCGGTGCCGAAGTTCGGCCACATGCCGATGATCCTCGACGAGCAGGGCGCCAAGCTGTCCAAGCGCACCGGCGCGGCCGACGTGATGCAGTACAAGGACGCCGGCTACCTGCCGGACGCGCTGCTGAGCTACCTGGCCCGCCTGGGCTGGTCGCACGGTGACCAGGAGCTGTTCAGCCGCCAGGAGCTGATCGACCTGTTCGACGTGAAGGACTGCAACTCCAAGGCCTCGCGCTTGGACATGGCCAAGCTGGGCTGGGTCAACCAGCACTTCCTGAAGACCGAGGACGTGGCCGCGATCGTGCCGCACCTGGTCTACCAGCTGCAGAAGCTGGGCCTGGACGTGGCCGCCGGCCCCGCCCCGGAGGACGTGGTGATCGCCCTGCGTGAACGCGTGCAGACCCTGAAGGAAATGGCCGAGAAGGCCGTGGTCTGGTACCAGCCGCTGACCGAGTACGACGAAGCGGCGGTGGCCAAGCACTTCAAGGCCGGTGCCGAAGTGGCGCTGGGCAAGGCCCGCGAGCTGCTGGCCGCCCTGCCGGAATGGACCGCCGAGTCGGTGGGCGTCGCCCTGCACGACGCGGCCGCAGCGTTGGAAATCGGCATGGGCAAGGTGGCCCAGCCGCTGCGCGTGGCCATCACCGGCACCCAGGTCAGTCCTGACATTTCCCATACCGTTTACCTGGCCGGCCGCGAGCAGGCCTTGAAACGCATTGATGTGGCCATCACCAAGGTAGCAACGGCCTGAGGCATCCTTGCCAGGCCCGAACCGGAGAACACGCATGCCCGCCAAGACCGCCACTGCCTGTACCGCCCCGCACCACCACGTCCACGACGCATCGGATTTCGTGGCGGTGGTCGAGCGCGTCTCGCGCGAACGCGGGCTGCGCCTGACCCCGATCCGCGCCAATGTGCTGAAGCTGATCGCCGAGGCCGGCAAGCCGGTCAAGGCCTACGAGCTGCTGGAATGGGTGCGCAACGGCAAGGGCGTGGGCGCCGATGCCCCGCCCACCGTGTACCGCGCGCTGGACTTCCTGATGGCCAATGGCTTCGTGCACAAGTTGGAATCGGTGAATGCCTTCGTGGCCTGCCACCATCCCAGCAGTGCCGCGCACTCGGTGCCGTTCCTGATCTGCAACAGCTGCCACAGTGCTGTGGAGCTGGAAGACCGCGAGATCGTCACCCAGCTGGAGAAGCGCGCCAAGGAGCTGGGCTTCCAGCCGCAGGCGCAGACCCTGGAAGTGCACGGCCTCTGCGCGCGCTGCGCGGGCTGAGTCGCGGCGCGTACCCGGACTGAGCCGTACGCTCAGTCCCGGGCGGCGTGCTCTTTCAGACGCTTCAGGACGCTGCGCTGTGCGTCGACCAGCACAGGGTCGTCCACCCGCAACTGCTCGACCCAGGCGAGCGCTGGTACCGGGTCGGCACGGCGCACGAAATACAGTGCCTGCGCCAGGAAATGCACATTGGGCACCCTGGCGTCCCAGATGAGCTTGGCGATACGCAGCATCGACGCCTGCATGCCGGGTGTAACCTCAACGCCGGTCTTCCCCGAAAGCGCGGTATTGAGGCAGTAAAGCGCCTGGCAGGGCAGATCACGCGGTGTGCCCGCACGCGACCAGTCAGCGCGTTCGGCAAAGTCCAGCAGGATGGCAATGGCGGCGGGGCCACTCACATCGGCCAGTGTGCCGAGCGCGAACACTGCCAGCTGGGGGTCACCCAGCATATCGCGCAGACCTTCCACGCCCTGGCGTCCCCAGGCGGTGCAGGCCTTGGCCCAGCCGCCGAACGGTACGACCCGGCTACCATCGCCCAGCAGGCCATCATCCGGCCAACCGTGCAGTATCCGCAGCCGCTCAATCTCCTCGCCACCTTCGGCGCCGTGCTCCTGCACGAAGGCGATCAGATCTTCCGCTTCCAGCGTGTCCTTGGCCGCCCGCCTGGCCAGTGTCGTGAATTTCATCGTCTTCCAGCGATCCTGATCCAGATCCGCAACGGTAGCGGATCAATGGGGTGAAGGCAGCCAGCAGCCTGCACCCTAGTCCATCGGCTTGGACCGGGTATCCACCCGCACGATCACCGACATGCCGGGCCGCAGCTGCGCGGCCAGCGTCTGGCCTTCATTGATCGATATCCGCACCGGCAGCCGCTGCACCACCTTGGTGAAGTTGCCGCTGGCGTTGTCCGGGCGCAGCACGCTGAACTCCGAACCTGTGGCGGGTGCGATCTCCTGCACGCGGCCGCGCAGCACCTGGCCCTGGAACGCGTCCACCGAGAACGTGGCCGGCTGGCCGATCGCCATGCCCCAGGTCTGGCCTTCCTTGTAGTTGGCCACCACCCACAGCGTGTCAGGCACCAGGAACAGCAGCTGCGAACCGGCGGTGACGTACTGGCCCACGCGCACGCTGGCTTCGCTGATCTGGCCGTCGCGCGGTGCGTGAATCACCGTGTTGGCCAGGTCGATGCGCGCCAGCTCCAGCTGCGCCTGCGCGCTTTCCACCTGGGCCTCCAGGCTCTTGCGCGCCACCTGGGTCGAGACCAGCGTTTCCTCGGCGATGCGGATCTGCGCCTGCGACTGCTGCACGCTGGCCTGTGCCGAGGCCTGGGTGGTGCGGAACTTGTCGCGGTCGTTGACCGACACCAGTTGCTGCGCAGCCAGTTCCTCGTAGCGTTTCAATTCATTGCGCGAACGCTGCAGCTCGGCCTGGCCGGCCGACAGTGTGGCGTGCGCCGAAGCGATCTGCGCACGGTTCTGTGCCTGCGACTGGTCCGAGTTGGCCAGTGCCGCACGTGCGCTGTCCAGGGTTGCCTGCGCCTGAGCGACACGCTGCGTGTAGATGCGGTCATCGATGCGCAGCAGCGGCTCGCCCTCCCTCACGTGCTGGAAGTCCTTCACCAGCACCTCGGTCACGTAGCCGTTCACCTGTGGCGCCATCACCGTGATCTGCCCGCGCACATAGGCGTTGTCGGTCACCATCACGCTGCTGGTGAACGGCCACAGGTGCCAGGCGCGCAGGATCAGCGCAATGCCCAGCAAGGCCACCACCACCATCACCACCACGCTGCGCGCGCTGGGCTTGAGGTACTTCGGCGCGGCAGCCGGTGCCGCGGGCGTGGGCGCAGGCGCCGCATCGGTCGGCGGCGGTGGAGTGACGTTGTCGGCGTCGATGTCGTCGGGGCGGGGCGGGACGGGAGGCATGGAGGAGGACTCAGCGGGGCGCGGCCGGCGTGACCGCAGCGGGGGAAGTGGGGTGGCGCTTGCGCCATTGCTTGAGCACGGCGGTGCGCAGCGACAGCAGCAGCAACCAGCCCAGGAAGCCGATCGCCAGCCAACCGCTCAGCGTGAACACATCATTGAAGCCACGCACGTTGGCTTCGCGGCGCGTGGTCTGCGCCAGCTGCGCGCTGCCCTGCGCGCTGCGCAGCACCGGGTCGGTGATCTGTGCGCTGTACAGCTGCTGCTGGATGCGCAGGCGCTGCGCCACCACCGGGTCGGCCGGGTCGAGCTGGCTGGTCAACGCGCTGGAGTACAGCTGCTCGCGGTGCAGCTGGAAGGTACCCAGCACCGCCGAACCGGCCAGGCCGCCCAGCGTCTGGGTGATCGACAGCGTCACCAGGAAGGTGATCATGTGGTCCACGCCCTGTTTCAGCGCGGCGGAAATGCCGAGCATGATCAACGGGCCCATGAACATGCCGGCACCGACCGAGGCCAGGAACTGGCTGACGTAGAAGTCGTGCGGTCGATCCATGCTGGTGCGGTGCTGATCGAAGAAGGCGGCAGCGCCGAGCAGCAGGATCGCCATCAGCAGCTGGGCGATCAGCCGCTTCGGGCCGAAGGTCAGCGAGGCACCGGCGATGCCGGTGACCACGCCCGCGAGGATCACTACGAACAGCGGGCGCATCTGGTCCGGGCCCATGCCCAGCGTGCGCATCAGGTTGACCACGCCATAGGACTGCTCGGTGGTCAGGAAGCGGATCAGGAACGCGCCGACGATGAAGTGCAGCACCGGCAGCTTCGACAGCCAGCGGATCTGCAGCAGTGGATTGCGCCGGTAGTGTTCGATGATGAAGGCAGTGGTGGAGAGCACGATCGAGGCGACCAGCGCCCAGCCCAGCCATGGCGTGTTGAGCCACCAGCGGGTGTAGCCCTGCGCCAGCACGATCACCAGCAGTGCGACGGCCGGTGCAAGCAGGGCGAACGTGAGGAAGTCCAGCGGTTCGAACGCCTTCACCTGGATGCCGGGCGGCAGCTTCAGCACCACCACTGCCGCGAACGCGCACAGTGCCAGCCCGGCTTCGAATGAGTAGAGCTGGTGCCATTGGCCGGTATCGACCAGGCCTGGTGAAACGATCCAGGCGATCGGCACCGCCAGCTGCGAAAGGCCGACGCCGACCACCAGCAGATTGCCGGTAAAGCGGCGCGGCAGCGCCTGCAGCATGTACAGCGTGCCCAGTGTCGAACAGGCCGCACCCGCGAAGCCGCTGGCGGCGCGGGTCAGCATCGTGGTCTCGAAGCTGCCGACGAACAGATGCAGGACGGCCAGAGCTGCGTACAGCCCCAGCCCGATCTCGGCGAACAGGCGGATGCCGTACTGCTGGCGGAACTTGAAGGCCAGCAGGTTGGCCGTGACGTTGACCATTGCATAGGCCGCCACCAGCCAGCTGCCCTGGGTCGGCGTCAGTGCCAGCTGGCCCTGCAGGAAGGGCAGGTTGGCGGTGACCAGTGCATTGCCAAGACCGCCGGTAATCGCCACCAGCAGCGACACCAGTGCATAGGCCACGCGTCGATACGGTGGGTGCCAGGGCATCGACGCCGAACCGGGCATGGTCGGCTTCTCGTGCTCCTCCCAATCCGGAACCGGCTTCAGATACGGCTGGACCATCAGCGGGCCTCGCTGGTTGCTCCCTGGAGACCCCCGCGCAGCAGCTGCAGGGCACGCCCGGCCAGGTGGGCGCGCTCGTCGCGGGTCTTGCCGCGCAGGGCTGCGCCCAGCATGCCCGAGATCAGTGAAATGTCCGTCTTCTCCAGGTCGGCACGGCACAGTCCGGCGGCCTTGGCACGGGCGATCGGTGCTTCCAGCAGATCGCGCACGGTCTCGCGCGCGGTGCGCATGGCTGGCACGTCCGAATCCACCGCGCGCCAGTAATCGGCCAGTGCCGGCGAATCGATGATGCGCTGGGCCATGCCTTCGAACACCTCGAACAGGGCATCGTCGCGGTCGCCGAGCTGCTCGACCTGGCGCCGGATACGGTCGACCGTACGTTGCAGCAGTGCCTGGATCAGCGCGGTGCGGTCGGGGAAGTTGCGGTACAGGGTGGCGCGGCCCACCTGGGCGCGTTCGACCACCAGATCCAGCGGGGCGGTGACACCGTGTTGGCCGAACACATGATCGGCGGCGTCGAGGATGAGGGCACGGCGGGCAGCAGCATCGGCACGTTGGGCAGTCATGGAATTATTTTCGGACAAAAGTGTCCGATTGGCGAGACTTTGAGTGACGGGATTGTCCGCTTGTTGTGGTACGCACATCTTTGTGACGAATGCGTGATGGATGTTGCACAAAGAGATGGGGGCCAGAAGGCCCCCATCGGATCTGCTTGCATTGGATCCACGCCATGCGTGGGCTGAGGCTGGGGTCAGAACCCATTCCTCTGGAATGGGATCCGACTCCACTACGCGATCAGAAGAACGCGCGGATGCCGAATGCGACACCACGGCCCGGCAGCGGCGAGTAATCACGCAGCAGCGAGGTATGCGGACGCACTTCGCGGTTGGTCAGGTTGCTGCCATCCAGGAACACTTCGTAGCTGTTGCTCGCGTTGCGATCCCAGCGGTAGGCCAGATGCGCGTCGACCAGGGTGTAGCCGTCGCTCGGCGCTTCGTTCTGGGCGACATCCTTCTGGCGGCTGTAGCGGACCGCACCGACCGAGGCGCGCCAGCCGTCCTTCGACCAGCGCAGGTCGGCGCCGACGCGGGCCGGGGCGATGCGCGGCAGGTAGCCGGTGTTGGCCAGTTCCACCGAGTAGTTGTGGTTGTGGTCGCCATGCGGCACGGCGATGTCGAGGTTGCGGCTGCCGCTGCCATCCAGCTTGGCCTTCACGTAGTCGCCGAACACGCGCAGATCCCAATCACCGGCGCCGCCTTCGAACAGGTGCACCAGCGCTTCGGCTTCGGCACCGCGGAACACCGCATCCTGCTGCGTCCAGGCGCGAACCGGCAGGCCCTCGGTGACGCCGGTGTCGGCCAGGTAGATGAAGTCCTTGAACCTGGTCTGGTAGACCGACGCGGAGAAGTCCAGGCGTTCGCTGTGGGTGTGGATACCCAGTTCCACGCGCTGGCCGCGCTCGGTCTTCAGGTTGGCGTCGCCGATTTCCAGCGAGCGGGTGGCGATATGCGCGCCGGCGGCATACAGCTCTTCGTTGGTCGGTGCACGCTCGGAGCTGTCCACGCCGATGCGCAGGTCAACGGCATCGTTGAGCTTCCAGATGCCGGCCGCAGACAGGTTGGTGGCGCCGAAGGTGCGGCGGCGATAGTCACCGGTCGGGTCCAGCTTGACCTGGTCGTGGCGGCCGCCCAGTTCCAGCTTGAACGGGCCGAACTGCTTTTCCTGCAGTACGAACAGGCCGATGTTCTTCGTGCCGGTATCCGGAACGAACGCCTCTTCGCCCTTGGCACCGAAATCACTGTTGCCGAACTGCAGGCCGAAGGCGCCGTCCCAGCCGCCGATCTGCTGCTGCACCGCTTCCAGGCGCGCCTCGATGCCACGGTTGGTAAAGCGGGTGGACGGCGTGCCGGCTTCCAGCTCCACGTGTTCGTAGTCGGTGTAGGCCACGCGTGCATTGATGTTCTTCAGGAACGAGACCGGGTTGTAGATGCCGGCCTTGGTCTCGAAGCGGTTCTGCACCATGTCGATGCGCACGTCATGCTCGTCGCCGCCTTCCTCTTCATCGCCATGGTCGTGGCCGTGGTCATGGCCATGATCATCGCCATCGGCATGCACGTGCGCGCCATTGGGAATGCCGTAGTTGGTGCGATAGGTGCTGGCGGATACGCCGAAGTAGCCGCCGTCGCCCAGCCACGTTGCGCCGACACCGCCGGCGCGGGTGCGGATCGAGCTGTTGTCGAGGCGGCCGCGGCGCGGCTCTTCGCCTTCCTCGCCCGCGTGGTCATGGTCGTGATCGTGATGATCTTCAAGGCTGTCGATCACGGCATAGCCGGGAATGCGGTAGTCATCGCCATTGCGGACCAGGCCATCCACGTGCAGCACGACATTGCCGCTGACGCCATCGAGGCGGAACATGCCGCTACGTTCGTTGTTCACCGAATTGCCGCGCAGCTCGGCGCGGCCGCTCAGCGGGCGCTCCGGCAGCTCGCGCGCGATGCGGCCATCGACCACATTGACCGCGCCACCGATGGCGCCGCTGCCGAACAGCAGCGTGGCCGGGCCCTTCAGTACTTCGATCTGGTCGGCCAGGAACGGCTCGATGCTGGTGGCATGGTCGGCACTGACGGTGGAGGCATCCATGTTGCCCATGCCATTGGACAGCACGGCCACGCGCGGGCCTTCCTGGCCGCGGATGATCGGGCGGCCGACGCCAGGGCCGAAGAAGGTGCTCTGCACGCCGGGCAGTTTGGCCACGGTATCGCCGAGGGTGCCGGCCTTCTGCTCGTCCAGGCGCTCACCGGCCAGCACGTCCACCGGGCGCGCCAGCGATTCGGCATCGCCCTGCAGCGGCGACGCGGTGACCTGCACCGACGACAGTTCAGTCAGGTGGCGGTCACGATGGGAATCGTCTTCGCTGGCGGCGAAGGCAGCGGTCGGAAGCAGGGCGGTCAGGGCCAGGGCGAGGGAATGCGGCTTCAACCGCGGGGTACGGGCGGGCATCGGTGGGTCCTTTGTTACACTGTATCAATCGCTGGGCGCACGTATCCCGTCAGCGGGACAGGGGGAGGGAAACCGTGCGGGTCGGGAACAGATGTTATATTATTCCATAACGATTCGCCGACCCTGCTGGAAGTCATGTCCCTGTCCTCACGCCTGCGCCACCTGCTAGACCGTTTCGGCGCCACCGGTTCGATGCTGTGCGCGGTGCACTGCGCGGTGATCCCCGTGCTGCTGGCCGCGGCGCCGTCGCTGGGCCTGTCGTTCTGGCTGAGCGATGGGGTGGAACAGGCGCTGGTGGTGTTCGTCACCCTGCTCGGATTGTTCAGCCTGGTCTGGGGCTACCGCCGGCACGGTGCGCTGCGTGCGCTGGGCTTCCTGATTCCCGGCCTGGTCGCGTTGTGGGCCGGCGTGCTGTACGACCCGCTGCACCACAATGCGGTGCCACACGCGGTGGTGATGACCATCGGCGGCCTGCTGGTGGGGGTCGCCCATCTGGTCA includes the following:
- a CDS encoding M20/M25/M40 family metallo-hydrolase, with the protein product MLAVALAMGGNAGAQQREPVDLDMVSRIRQEAFHRSQVMDTFSYLTERIGPRLTNSPAMGRANAWTRGKFNEWKLDNVHDEAFDDFGRGWEFTSASVEMLGDRVQPLHALPKAWTPGTKGPVEGELVQVEIKKPEDIEKYRGKLRGKILLLGEAREYKRGTEADSHRHDATSLEGLQEFTLPKDKDATAERAKRVKEYQERQQLATKVNAFFVEEGALASISISSWDNGIIRVAGGGSRKAGESVGIPELAMISEHFNPLVRALEAKQTVRLRVDVAARFTDEADQPGYNTLAEIRGSSRPDEVVMIGAHLDSWHSGTGAADNAAGVAVMMEAMRILKATGAKPKRTIRVALWSGEEQGLIGSQAYVAKHFGRFPEPTDPAQKALPASLREPTGALQKTRDYGKFQVYFNMDNGSGRFRGIYAQENLAAMPIFEAWLAPFHDVGATTVATRNTGSTDHISFDRIGLPGFQFIQDRLDYFTNVHHSHLDTWDHAEPEDLKQAAAIVASFAYNAAMREQSFPRKVEP
- a CDS encoding MFS transporter, with product MVQPYLKPVPDWEEHEKPTMPGSASMPWHPPYRRVAYALVSLLVAITGGLGNALVTANLPFLQGQLALTPTQGSWLVAAYAMVNVTANLLAFKFRQQYGIRLFAEIGLGLYAALAVLHLFVGSFETTMLTRAASGFAGAACSTLGTLYMLQALPRRFTGNLLVVGVGLSQLAVPIAWIVSPGLVDTGQWHQLYSFEAGLALCAFAAVVVLKLPPGIQVKAFEPLDFLTFALLAPAVALLVIVLAQGYTRWWLNTPWLGWALVASIVLSTTAFIIEHYRRNPLLQIRWLSKLPVLHFIVGAFLIRFLTTEQSYGVVNLMRTLGMGPDQMRPLFVVILAGVVTGIAGASLTFGPKRLIAQLLMAILLLGAAAFFDQHRTSMDRPHDFYVSQFLASVGAGMFMGPLIMLGISAALKQGVDHMITFLVTLSITQTLGGLAGSAVLGTFQLHREQLYSSALTSQLDPADPVVAQRLRIQQQLYSAQITDPVLRSAQGSAQLAQTTRREANVRGFNDVFTLSGWLAIGFLGWLLLLSLRTAVLKQWRKRHPTSPAAVTPAAPR
- a CDS encoding Fur family transcriptional regulator, producing MPAKTATACTAPHHHVHDASDFVAVVERVSRERGLRLTPIRANVLKLIAEAGKPVKAYELLEWVRNGKGVGADAPPTVYRALDFLMANGFVHKLESVNAFVACHHPSSAAHSVPFLICNSCHSAVELEDREIVTQLEKRAKELGFQPQAQTLEVHGLCARCAG
- the gltX gene encoding glutamate--tRNA ligase, which codes for MTCRTRFAPSPTGYLHIGGARTALYCWLEARHRGGEFVLRIEDTDRERSTQGAIDAILEAMEWLGLDYDEGPIYQTDRVARYMEVAEQLVADGKAYYAYETREELDAMREAAMARQEKPRYNGAARELGLPRKDDPNRVIRFKNPLEGTVVFDDLIKGRIEIANSELDDMVIFRPDGYPTYNFAVVVDDWDMGITEVIRGDDHINNTPRQINLYEGIGAPVPKFGHMPMILDEQGAKLSKRTGAADVMQYKDAGYLPDALLSYLARLGWSHGDQELFSRQELIDLFDVKDCNSKASRLDMAKLGWVNQHFLKTEDVAAIVPHLVYQLQKLGLDVAAGPAPEDVVIALRERVQTLKEMAEKAVVWYQPLTEYDEAAVAKHFKAGAEVALGKARELLAALPEWTAESVGVALHDAAAALEIGMGKVAQPLRVAITGTQVSPDISHTVYLAGREQALKRIDVAITKVATA
- the creD gene encoding cell envelope integrity protein CreD; this translates as MKSLKMLLRFAIVGGLILLLLVPLTMIRGVINERSAYRDEAFSRVADSRAGAQQLVGPVRVVPWVERKQVELVDPLGVKKTEVQVTEGHWLQMPASLEVGGEMLPSQREVGLFKVPVYSWNGQMKATFAADDYPVKAGRSYGQPYVAVGISDVRGLVGTPNLRVDGKQLRLLPGVGAASEVGRGLHAPVAGFAAEQGGTLAASTVELELRLDGSRMLSVVPVGDDTKIALRSSWPHPSFSGAFLPNERRVDAQGFDARWAVSSLASDAQRQLRNDGAVESQAVTVSLVDPVDAYTQADRASKYGVLFVLLTFVGFILFELIRSLRIHPLQYLMVGLALAIFFLLLISLSEHIAFWKAYLVSAVACIGLQAVYLANVLGHWKRGLGFAALLTVLYGALYGLLVSENNALLMGSLLLFVILALAMWVTRRVDWYALGAELK
- a CDS encoding TetR/AcrR family transcriptional regulator, which codes for MTAQRADAAARRALILDAADHVFGQHGVTAPLDLVVERAQVGRATLYRNFPDRTALIQALLQRTVDRIRRQVEQLGDRDDALFEVFEGMAQRIIDSPALADYWRAVDSDVPAMRTARETVRDLLEAPIARAKAAGLCRADLEKTDISLISGMLGAALRGKTRDERAHLAGRALQLLRGGLQGATSEAR
- a CDS encoding HlyD family secretion protein, whose protein sequence is MPPVPPRPDDIDADNVTPPPPTDAAPAPTPAAPAAAPKYLKPSARSVVVMVVVALLGIALILRAWHLWPFTSSVMVTDNAYVRGQITVMAPQVNGYVTEVLVKDFQHVREGEPLLRIDDRIYTQRVAQAQATLDSARAALANSDQSQAQNRAQIASAHATLSAGQAELQRSRNELKRYEELAAQQLVSVNDRDKFRTTQASAQASVQQSQAQIRIAEETLVSTQVARKSLEAQVESAQAQLELARIDLANTVIHAPRDGQISEASVRVGQYVTAGSQLLFLVPDTLWVVANYKEGQTWGMAIGQPATFSVDAFQGQVLRGRVQEIAPATGSEFSVLRPDNASGNFTKVVQRLPVRISINEGQTLAAQLRPGMSVIVRVDTRSKPMD